In one Neobacillus sp. WH10 genomic region, the following are encoded:
- the esaA gene encoding type VII secretion protein EsaA — translation MTAKTKYIIKMVLVMFLILATPAIFFGSIGDKPLLVRENATRTIAVVNEDIGADKESKSLDFGKEITSILKEGSEYDWTVISRSTAANGLRNTKYDAVVYIPSDFSRNIMSYESKQPVKAKFEYTIQNQLNSLNREKVLREIQTATSRVNGKISTLYWTYVSQDLENVRSKFDNILQKEIDFQNTMLAFYKPSSKNLAAEIEQQRNMLEGIQSSVKIAADSFADGESNVTKFEQNLESFVLFVEQYKEYQDTQQITLQKLQDENLLSIQALAGNQAPRYSESVIFLNEGGQQLTNSLWSVESQLLENNKMLGDLSNIRTGQIDTKRTDFIEYLKLEETNSINQTIQTIVSLKNDLSGETKPGNPDPPGNTNKSFANKKTNQVSAANSDTSTPSMEAERLELQAIVKEINTVKTSLETIVEPKPEQVVIAINSLPQLSQRLLTVEQKLAAIESSENPLQKVVDELQALNAKLTADYNKLLEENSGLKDQVNSSVSFSSLINLIEEKEQQVLNLGFYQDTLSNVFGLSINNTDPIKMMEYYSSLVHLEGAIKDSFIHNQEKMNALQEKLNSTLSVNDEEQMAWDRLNTALPYSQEQATNLKGQLETFFNDYRQKIEIQQAAIESDLSSVEEHANSVMKQIQSFSANTPTPADGSDGNAVKVKQEGISQSIVTMNDLIGSIGENQDNIVGYTSELETKVQTVQQDADTLNSKWGTNVETTRMFRDDIFNVLGNAYVNGQKNGPVYEQLSNPLQISGETAVKKEENKLPPVVVLAIVLISSLLIGYFSHYFKNAPMLVHAAMYMLLNLIVGLIISLYGLNIYSMGDERAIQWTIFTILLLTAASAVVLTGFKIGNMAGWIASVGLVIFFVSPFLALTAPNINYEDPMSKVYMSIQYDSSSLFIPAIIILIGIITLLTILPFTIRFLKNLRTTRDGDQAYEA, via the coding sequence ATGACAGCCAAAACAAAATATATCATTAAAATGGTTTTGGTGATGTTCCTTATTCTAGCCACACCAGCTATCTTCTTTGGATCAATTGGCGACAAACCCCTGCTTGTCCGGGAAAATGCCACAAGAACCATTGCGGTTGTTAATGAAGATATAGGTGCTGACAAGGAAAGTAAGTCACTTGATTTCGGAAAAGAGATAACCTCCATTTTAAAGGAAGGGTCAGAATATGATTGGACAGTAATCAGCAGAAGTACTGCTGCGAACGGTTTAAGAAATACAAAATATGATGCCGTTGTTTATATTCCATCTGATTTTTCAAGGAATATTATGTCCTACGAAAGCAAGCAGCCTGTAAAAGCGAAATTCGAATACACGATCCAGAATCAATTAAATTCTCTTAATAGAGAAAAAGTGCTGCGTGAAATTCAAACGGCCACCAGCCGTGTGAACGGGAAAATTTCAACACTCTATTGGACGTACGTTTCGCAGGATTTAGAAAATGTCCGTTCCAAATTTGATAATATCCTGCAAAAAGAAATTGATTTCCAGAATACGATGCTTGCATTTTATAAGCCAAGTTCGAAAAACCTTGCAGCAGAAATAGAGCAGCAGCGCAACATGCTTGAAGGAATACAATCTTCAGTAAAAATTGCTGCAGATTCTTTTGCGGACGGGGAAAGCAATGTAACGAAATTTGAACAAAATCTTGAATCTTTTGTCCTGTTTGTTGAACAGTACAAAGAATATCAAGATACCCAGCAGATAACACTTCAAAAACTGCAGGATGAGAACCTTTTAAGCATTCAAGCTTTAGCAGGGAATCAAGCTCCGCGATATTCGGAATCAGTAATTTTCCTTAATGAAGGAGGCCAGCAGCTGACAAATAGCCTTTGGAGTGTGGAATCTCAGCTGCTGGAAAACAATAAAATGCTGGGAGATTTGTCTAACATCCGGACGGGGCAGATTGATACGAAAAGAACGGATTTCATAGAGTATTTAAAATTAGAAGAGACTAACTCGATTAATCAGACTATACAAACAATAGTCTCTTTGAAAAATGATCTTTCAGGAGAAACAAAGCCTGGCAATCCGGATCCGCCGGGAAATACAAATAAGAGTTTTGCTAACAAGAAAACTAATCAAGTGTCTGCTGCAAACTCGGATACTTCGACACCAAGTATGGAAGCAGAAAGGTTAGAGCTTCAGGCAATTGTCAAAGAAATTAACACAGTAAAAACATCTTTGGAAACCATTGTGGAACCAAAACCTGAACAAGTAGTAATAGCTATAAACAGTTTGCCACAATTATCCCAGCGCCTATTAACGGTTGAACAAAAGCTTGCAGCTATTGAATCCAGTGAAAATCCTCTACAGAAAGTAGTAGATGAACTTCAGGCGCTGAATGCAAAGTTGACAGCAGATTATAATAAATTGTTAGAAGAAAATAGCGGCCTTAAAGACCAAGTGAATTCTTCAGTAAGTTTCTCTTCCTTGATTAACCTCATAGAGGAGAAAGAACAACAAGTATTAAATTTAGGTTTTTATCAGGATACTTTATCAAATGTTTTTGGTCTAAGTATCAACAATACTGATCCGATAAAAATGATGGAATACTATTCTTCCCTTGTTCATTTGGAAGGGGCAATAAAGGATTCGTTTATTCACAATCAAGAAAAGATGAATGCACTGCAGGAAAAGTTAAACTCAACTCTTAGTGTGAATGACGAGGAGCAAATGGCCTGGGATCGACTGAACACCGCTCTACCTTACTCACAGGAACAGGCGACAAATTTAAAGGGTCAATTGGAAACCTTCTTTAATGACTATCGTCAAAAAATTGAGATCCAGCAAGCTGCAATTGAATCTGACTTATCTTCAGTAGAAGAACATGCAAATTCCGTAATGAAACAAATTCAATCATTTTCTGCAAATACACCAACTCCTGCTGACGGATCTGACGGTAATGCGGTTAAGGTGAAACAAGAGGGAATCAGCCAAAGCATAGTAACGATGAATGACCTTATTGGTTCCATTGGGGAAAACCAAGACAATATTGTAGGGTATACGAGTGAACTTGAAACGAAAGTTCAGACTGTGCAGCAGGATGCGGATACTCTAAATTCAAAATGGGGCACCAACGTTGAAACGACAAGAATGTTCAGGGACGATATTTTTAATGTCCTTGGCAATGCATATGTAAATGGCCAAAAAAATGGACCGGTTTATGAGCAATTATCAAATCCGCTTCAAATCAGCGGAGAAACAGCAGTAAAGAAAGAAGAAAACAAGTTGCCACCTGTTGTGGTACTAGCCATTGTTCTGATTAGCAGCTTATTAATCGGATACTTTAGCCATTACTTTAAAAATGCTCCGATGCTTGTCCATGCAGCAATGTATATGTTATTGAACCTGATTGTAGGCTTGATTATCAGCTTGTATGGTCTGAACATCTATTCTATGGGAGATGAACGGGCAATTCAGTGGACCATTTTTACGATCCTTTTGTTAACTGCTGCTTCAGCAGTCGTATTGACTGGTTTCAAAATTGGAAACATGGCTGGCTGGATAGCAAGTGTCGGTCTTGTCATCTTTTTCGTCAGTCCGTTCTTAGCTCTTACAGCGCCGAATATTAACTATGAAGATCCTATGTCCAAGGTATATATGTCCATTCAGTATGATTCAAGTTCGTTATTCATACCGGCAATTATCATTCTGATTGGAATCATTACTTTGCTTACCATCCTTCCATTTACGATTAGATTTCTAAAAAATCTGCGTACCACTCGGGATGGGGATCAGGCGTATGAAGCTTAA
- the essA gene encoding type VII secretion protein EssA, with protein MKLKTLFKIMFLLPAILIIAERPAGATPDINNVTPNSYEKKEFKDNTDYLHEKSLYENKKQIPEEQKDLTFTKKNYDPLKDVKEQLFAGEDKIHNTITAKADQLGLFSKADQESFYMSDSSQKPIEQNKKLMILYVFLLVIAIGVVLGFLIPKMAKHTNN; from the coding sequence ATGAAGCTTAAAACATTATTTAAAATCATGTTTTTGCTCCCGGCAATTCTTATCATTGCTGAAAGACCTGCCGGGGCCACCCCTGATATTAATAACGTGACGCCAAATTCTTATGAGAAAAAAGAATTCAAAGATAATACGGATTATCTGCATGAGAAGTCGCTCTATGAAAACAAAAAGCAGATTCCGGAAGAGCAGAAGGATCTGACATTTACGAAGAAGAACTACGATCCCCTGAAAGATGTAAAGGAACAGCTTTTTGCCGGGGAAGACAAGATTCATAATACAATAACGGCAAAAGCAGATCAGCTGGGCCTTTTTTCAAAAGCGGATCAGGAAAGCTTTTATATGTCGGATTCTTCCCAAAAGCCTATTGAACAAAATAAGAAATTAATGATTTTATATGTGTTCTTGCTTGTCATTGCTATAGGGGTCGTCTTGGGATTTCTGATTCCTAAAATGGCAAAGCATACGAATAATTGA
- a CDS encoding DUF5082 family protein — protein MEDNSHLINQLYREISELSNAMSKNNEILARLRKSYQDISSSQEEFMQNKRYINQPELTASTWAGKHANEFNEIRKEIESSYMRIGNNDIEGMLNNIEDKISYYEGLNKSLSNAISSKRNRISQLSD, from the coding sequence ATGGAGGATAATTCCCATTTAATTAATCAGTTGTATAGAGAAATCTCCGAATTAAGTAATGCAATGAGTAAAAATAATGAAATTTTGGCACGCCTGAGAAAGTCCTATCAAGATATCTCATCAAGTCAAGAGGAATTTATGCAGAATAAGAGATACATTAACCAGCCTGAACTGACTGCATCGACATGGGCGGGTAAACATGCGAATGAATTTAACGAAATCCGTAAGGAAATTGAAAGTTCTTATATGAGAATCGGCAACAATGATATTGAAGGAATGCTAAACAACATTGAGGACAAGATTAGTTATTATGAAGGCTTAAACAAATCTCTCTCAAATGCCATATCGTCTAAACGTAATAGAATTTCTCAATTAAGCGATTAA